Genomic window (Thermodesulfobacteriota bacterium):
TTTTTTTAAAACCGTATCCCTTTTGAAGATGTGCCAATGTACCTGCTGCCCGTATGCGGCTATTAGCCCTTTTCGTAGAGCGAGGCTATGCTGACGATCACGTCCGTGGCCTCGACCTTGTCCGAGGGGAATATCTCGGAGAAGTTCCGCTGGAGCGTGCCGTAGAAGGCGGACCTGTCTTCGGCGGGTATCTCCATCAGCTCGGAGAGCGTGTCGAGCGACTCGCCCTGCCCGGAGGCTATGTCCTTGGCGATGCCGTCCATGTTGTCGGCGACGAACTGTATCGTCTCGGTGGAGACGATCGTTGTCTGCTGCTTGCACTCGGAAGTGCCCGAGGTGATGCCGAAGGTCTGGTTGCCGAGGAAACCGTTGGTCGTTGCGGCTACCACCTGCACGAGAAGGCCGTCGCTCGTGCCCTGCTCGAATATCATCGTACCCAGGCCGCAGCCCACGTTATGTCTTACCTTGGCGCTTGAGTTGGTAACCGAAACGCCCAGAACCACCGCAACCGCTAAAGCGCACAACAGTAACCTTTTCATACCCTGCCTCCTTGTTTTGGGACCTTTTTGAAAAGCACACACTTCACTGAAGTCGCGTGTCAATGTCACTCAAGTTATAGCATACGCTTCGGGGTTG
Coding sequences:
- a CDS encoding DUF3015 family protein, whose protein sequence is MKRLLLCALAVAVVLGVSVTNSSAKVRHNVGCGLGTMIFEQGTSDGLLVQVVAATTNGFLGNQTFGITSGTSECKQQTTIVSTETIQFVADNMDGIAKDIASGQGESLDTLSELMEIPAEDRSAFYGTLQRNFSEIFPSDKVEATDVIVSIASLYEKG